One region of Pogona vitticeps strain Pit_001003342236 chromosome 1, PviZW2.1, whole genome shotgun sequence genomic DNA includes:
- the CHGA gene encoding chromogranin-A, with product MSLAAVLAAFLLAAQVISLPVTNPTTQDDTKVMKCIAEVISDTVSKPNPIPISQECLEILQGDERIRSILRHQNLLKELQEIAIQGASERTEQQKKSHGFEDELSEVLESQSNTNTERDLLDESPDEDPVASLAELEAEKSQQNRERDGSKEEGNSWGEREPRVRDVESEDDKENGVGFDSNKVSETELPWDDAIDNHIRNNAQDDEVPDQREADEFEEEEKEHAYQHSHEESKEENVREQIEEEEEDEEEEEKDGEEGGDEDEEEEEEKERNTSEEENPLSSEDMEDQREDDNQDTKRFEQDENASGEKEKYHHTKGGRHHSLDETRQDDDSSHVRDTEREEMEEDSSRALEDAKKWNKMDELAKQLTTTKRGEETESSEDPDRSMKLAMSSHKYDFRNSEDNMERPPKHHSKEESSEGGFPLVAMPEEKKDEEGSANRRTEDQDLESLAAIEAELEKVAHKLHALRRG from the exons ATGTCCCTCGCGGCAGTTTTGGCCGCCTTCTTACTCGCAGCACAAG taattTCACTTCCAGTAACAAACCCAACAACTCAAGATGACACTAAG GTGATGAAATGCATTGCTGAGGTCATTTCCGACACGGTGTCAAAGCCAAATCCAATCCCAATCAGCCAGGAATGCCTAGAAATTCTTCAAGGAG ATGAAAGGATCCGTTCTATCCTTCGCCATCAGAACTTACTAAAGGAGCTTCAGGAAATCGCAATCCAAG GAGCAAGTGAAAGGACAGAGCAACAAAAGAAAAGCCACGGATTTGAAGATGAGCTCTCCGAAGTCCTTGAAAGCCAAAGcaacacaaacacagaaagag ATCTATTGGACGAGTCTCCAGATGAGGATCCTGTTGCTTCCTTGGCTGAGCTAGAGGCAGAGAAGAGTCAGCAGAACAGAGAACGGGATGGTTCCAAAGAGGAGGGAAACagctggggggagagagagcctaGGGTTCGAGATGTTGAGTCTGAAGACGACAAGGAAAACGGTGTGGGATTTGATAGCAACAAGGTTAGTGAGACTGAACTGCCATGGGATGACGCCATAGACAATCATATCCGCAACAATGCCCAAGATGACGAGGTGCCTGACCAGAGAGAAGCAGATGAAtttgaagaagaggagaaggagcatGCTTACCAACACAGCCATGAGGAAAGCAAAGAGGAAAATGTCAGAGAACAgattgaggaagaagaagaggatgaggaagaggaagaaaaggacggagaagaaggaggagatgaagatgaagaagaagaagaagagaaagagaggaacacCTCTGAAGAGGAAAATCCTCTCAGTTCAGAGGATATGGAGGATCAAAGGGAAGATG ATAACCAGGACACGAAAAGATTTGAACAGGATGAAAATGCttcaggagaaaaagagaaataccaCCACACAAAAGGAGGAAGACATCACTCTCTTGATGAAACCAGGCAGGATGATGATTCCTCCCATGTTAGGGATACTGAACGTGAGGAAATGGAAGAGGATTCCTCCAGAGCTTTAGAAGATGCcaagaaatggaacaaaatggaTGAGCTGGCCAAGCAACTGACCACCACAAAGCgtggagaagaaacagaaagcagTGAAGACCCAGATAGGTCTATGAAGCTGGCTATGAGTTCCCACAAGTATGACTTCCGCAACTCCGAAGACAACATGGAGAGGCCACCAAAGCATCATTCAAAAGAGGAAAGCAGTGAAGGGGGCTTTCCACTTGTTGCCatgcctgaagaaaaaaaagatgaagaaggaAGCGCTAACAGGCGGACAGAG GATCAAGATCTGGAAAGCCTGGCAGCCATCGAGGCAGAACTGGAGAAAGTGGCTCACAAGCTCCACGCCCTGAGAAGAGGCTGA